The sequence below is a genomic window from Bosea sp. F3-2.
CGCGCCCCGTCGGGTCGCTCGGGCCGATCAGGCAGGTGGACGCTGGCGTCCTCAGCATCGGCTATGCCGAGATGGGCCCGGCCACCGGAGCGCCGATCCTGCTGTTCCATGGGTGGCCCTACGACATTCACGCATACACCGAGGTCGCCCCACGGCTTGCGGCCAAGGGCTATCGCGTGATCATTCCGCACCTGCGTGGCCATGGTTCGACCGTCTTTCGCTCCGCATCGACCCCGCGCAATGCGCAGCAAGCCGCTCTGGCGGCTGACGGGATCGAGCTGATGGATGCGCTCGGCATCCAGAGGGCGATCGTGGCCGGCTTCGACTGGGGCGCGCGGACCGCCGATATCATGGCTGTCCAGTGGCCGGAGCGCTGCAAGGCCCTCGTGTCGGTCAGCGGCTATCTGATCGGCAGCCAGGCGGCCAACGCAAAGCCCCTGCCGCCCGATGCGGAGCTGCAATGGTGGTACCAGTTCTACTTCGCCACGGAGCGGGGCAAAGCCGGCTACGCGGCGAATACCGACGCCTTCAACCGCCTGATCTGGCAGTTGGCCTCGCCGCAATGGAAGTTCGACGGGGCGACTTTCGACCGCACGGCGGCGTCCTTCCTGAACCCCGATCACGTTGCCATCGTGATCCACAACTATCGCTGGCGGTTGGGTCTCGCGGATGGCGAGAGGAAGTATGACGAGCTCGAAGCCAAGTTGGCGGCGGCCCCTCCCGTGACAGTCCCTTCCATCACTATGGAGGGTGATACGAACGGCGCGCCTCATCCTGCTCCCGCAGCGTATCGGGCGAAGTTCACCGGCCCCTACGAACATCGGCTCATCACCGGCGGGATCGGCCACAACCTGCCTCAGGAAGCACCGGCCGCCTTCGCACAGGCCGTCCTCGACGTCGACAAGCTGGCGGGATGAGCGCTCGGCGCGCCGCCATGTGCGGCGCGCCACGTCCGCTTTCAGGAGGATGCCATGAAGAAAACGATCGCCCGCGCCCTCGCCTTCGTCGCGATTTCGGCGGGCCTTGCCGCCTATGTCTCGGCCCAGTCCCCGGACGAGCTGGGCTCGCCAATCTACGGCGTGAAGCTTCCGGAAGGCTACCGGGATTGGAAGCTCATCAGCGTCGCCCAGGAAAACGGGCAGAACAACGATATCCGCGCCATCCTCGGCAACGAGATCGCGATCAAGGCTTACAGGGAGAACATGCGGCCCTTCCCGGATGGTGCGATCATCGCGCGGCTGGCATGGCGATACCAGTCGTCCCCGCGCAACGACTCCGTCTTCCCGGCTCCGCAGTCCTTCGTGGCGGGTCCGCCGACGAATGTGCAGGTCAGCGTGAAGGATTCCAAGCGTTACGCCGAGACTGCAGGCTGGGGCTACGGCCAGTTCGAGAACGGCTTGCCGACGAAGAACCCTGCCGTCGTGCAGTCCTGCTTCGCCTGCCATGCGAAGCTGCAAAAGCTCGAAGCCAACGCGGATTACGTCTTCACCGACTACTCGCACTGACGCCGGCGAGTCGGCTCTCCCGCCACCCACCGGGGACGTCCCGCAAGGGCCAGTCCGCGCATCTCGCGGCCTGGCTCCTCTTTGCCTTTCGGACGCTTGAGTGGCGCCTCGATCGCAGCGATATCGCCGCGTTCGGCATTCGCGCCCAGGGACAATTGTTCTCGCGCCCTGCGCCAGATGGCAGCCCCGTTGCAAAGTTCCAAACGATTGCGGCCGGCTACACGACAGCGTAGCCGGCCGCAATTTCCGTCATTCCCCCGGGGGACGCGCCACGCGGCGGAAGGCTGCCCTTATTGCGCGGTCGCCGCCTTCTCGATCAGCGTGGCCACGGCGGGCGCATGCGAGACCATCACGACGTGTGACGCCCCCTTGATCTCCACTGTCTGTCGCGACCTGGCGCGCTCGGCCATGAAGCTCATCGCGGCAGGCGGAATGTTCCTGTCCTTCGAACCGTAGATGAACCACGACGGCACGCTCTTCCAGGCGGGCGCCGTCGAAGCTTCCGAAAGGGCGGCTTCCGCGATCGGCCGCTGGCCGGCCGCCATGAGACGCGCCTGTGCGACAGGCACGTCTGCAGCGAACTGCTGGGGAAAGCGCGACTGCTGGATGTAGAGGTCGTTCCCGCCCGACGTCAGCTTGACCGGCGGAG
It includes:
- a CDS encoding cytochrome P460 family protein, with amino-acid sequence MKKTIARALAFVAISAGLAAYVSAQSPDELGSPIYGVKLPEGYRDWKLISVAQENGQNNDIRAILGNEIAIKAYRENMRPFPDGAIIARLAWRYQSSPRNDSVFPAPQSFVAGPPTNVQVSVKDSKRYAETAGWGYGQFENGLPTKNPAVVQSCFACHAKLQKLEANADYVFTDYSH
- a CDS encoding alpha/beta hydrolase, which produces MTEQRDIADPHRREFVQFAAAAAATFVAGSAAAQTPSSHPAPSRPVGSLGPIRQVDAGVLSIGYAEMGPATGAPILLFHGWPYDIHAYTEVAPRLAAKGYRVIIPHLRGHGSTVFRSASTPRNAQQAALAADGIELMDALGIQRAIVAGFDWGARTADIMAVQWPERCKALVSVSGYLIGSQAANAKPLPPDAELQWWYQFYFATERGKAGYAANTDAFNRLIWQLASPQWKFDGATFDRTAASFLNPDHVAIVIHNYRWRLGLADGERKYDELEAKLAAAPPVTVPSITMEGDTNGAPHPAPAAYRAKFTGPYEHRLITGGIGHNLPQEAPAAFAQAVLDVDKLAG